Sequence from the Helianthus annuus cultivar XRQ/B chromosome 13, HanXRQr2.0-SUNRISE, whole genome shotgun sequence genome:
ACTGTCTTTTCCTTGGTTGTTGTAGTTTTGATTTAGCAACAGCCACTCCATGTCTTCATTTCGAACCGTTGGTTGCCATTtcaagtaccttgatgttgccgtaACTGTTGCCTCCAGTGTTGTTGTTTGAAACGGAGCTCTACGATCTTTTATCGACAGGGTCCAGCTTTTCTTATTCTGAGCCACGTCCTAAAGTGCTACTCATTGTGCTGGTAGTTACACATTCCACGTCATAGTCGATTGTCATTGCTTATGTCCTGATTggttcgtaagagttgactcccataagtcgctgaCAAGGGtaaggattcgattgaagccAATTCGTTGTGCTCGTTACCGGGTTTCAGGGTCGTCAGagtactgaggtcggtaaagtaCTACACTCGTTCTCCGGTCCATCgatgttgcaagttgtttaaGTAATACACAGTATGATACGAGAGcattgcagaagtgatcgcacttcgggatctaaggcgtcaataagttaagttccagcaaacgaagAAAAGGTGAGAAtgatatagaccaatcattgtgGTTGCAACATCCAACTCGGGGATGTTCGTACCAGCACCTAATATTCTACACAGTtcactaggcgttcagatgggtgttcagatAATACTCGATAGCGCCGAGATTCGAAAGGATCCAGAGAGGAACGGAAAGTTCACGTTCAAGTAGGTGGCAATCACTActatgacccctataggttttttttatgtttcacatcgatcaaataacgaaacggaacccctttttcacttgttaagcctcactgggactcgcatgcaccccacattattattatgtgtgcacccacaataatattgtgatttgcatgttcatctcagctcctcttaactcatgtcaaatggttcctcaaactcagaTGTCAAATGGGGGTCGTTAAGGTAATAAGATCACAAAAAAAAATCCAAGGACTATGGCATACTATCAACGCATCATAAGGTAAGCAAGCAATACATGACAtcatgctatagtgacgagtgtgtgttcgtatgtttcgtcataaacaaatgtgtactaGTTACGTAATGTATACAACAAGTAAGAgggacgaaccttgcaatctggagctgagtgtcatggtcatatTCTTTGTTGTcaaaactgttcggttatagtctggttttataaaaacgttttaaaaccaagttctctataaccagtggctctgataccaaactgtcacacccccaaaataccacatgcgggaaccCCGCGAgatgtgtgacgtaccaggattcgagccaccaatcacattgaaccacgcatagtatttaaacaaaacatgtcattaattaccaatagTGAATGTCAATCATAAGATTATTACAaagagttgtgtagcggaagcatatagtaaatcgtttaacaactgtttcataataAATGTTCAAAAGCAATGTATCAACTATATGTTAATCCAAGaacctcgatccatgaccactccagcactctcagatagcaagtccatgtcacgaattctaacgacctgcaagcatgcagacaagtgtgtcagactacgctggtgagttcaaggttttgttaacaggTTGTGTGACCatatatatgttaatgcgattcaacgttgcgatacgatgttgctcatgctagataccctagggagtgtgcccatatgtatccggggagtgggtaccccttaacgaccgattgctatgttgccttcgttagataccctagggagagtgcccatatgtatccgaggagtgtgcctctaacaaccatagccatacccagataattagttcacgcccgtccttacggcccggtgtgaggtttcccacctaatagcgctatcaactaattacccccattgccctccaggcaataaccaaaccgattaagttgtttacccaatgtttcccttccaaatgtttaccagttgtcccaaaccaccgggacgcatgcttgagaaaatgcaatgaactcacctttggtttgctcggtatgattagcGTATGTGTTCGTAGTTGGGTCAATCCAATCCTATTATGATTTCAATACCAGTCAGTTACTTACCCAAATAGATCGCATATTTTTCTATTATGCAAGTATGAGCAACCTAGCACGTATTATCACACAAGTTATAACGAATGTTCAAGTCACTCGccacaccaaaccttttaccgtACTGGCACACTTTAGCAACTCATTTACCTTTTACCTACAATTAGTTGGTTGGTTCACGTATACGTTCTTGTTTCAAACCTTATACCATAACCGGCCCAATACTTTGTAATTTACACCAATTAATCTGGCCAACACAAATCACTATCATTCCTTGACATCAACTGTAACCTAGTTTCATGCAACAAATAATTCAAATCACATAATAagatgccttaaacatgttgaaCGGTCAGCTTATTTGCCAACCAAATCCATAAACATCACACAGTGGGTAATATCATATCAAAACCATTGAAGTCCTTTAGTGACACACAAGCCGTAATGATCAACCTTAAGATTATTACTTTATTCATTGGTGATTTAAATATATCATTGTAATGTAATCATTTAGAATCACAATTATTCTATACCCTTAAGAAAAGAATGTTCATATACAGTTAGCGTAAATATATTAGAGCATTAAATCTGTATTGGTCAATCATTTAATAGATCTAAAAAATGCAGCAATCAAGACACAAATAGTTATGTTAAAGACACATCATAATGTTCCTTTGAATCACATACAGAACAGTTGGTATTCATTACTCTTAAAGACACAAATCATCAAGTCAAAGCAAAAAAAATCTAGCATCATATATAAGCAGATCACAACACTTTATCTATATTTCATATAGTTATCTTATAACAAGTCAAGATCATGTCACAAATGCACATAAAGCTAAAGTCGCGATCGAACCGAAACCGAGATAACAAAACCTTAATGTGAGACTACGAAGTAGGGAGGCACTTACCGGTGGTGATCTTGGGTGATAGTTCCGGTGCGTCGAAGAAGGAAAGAAGAAGAATCGGCAGTGAACGGTGCTTCTTCTAGGGTTTTCGATGTAAGGGACGATGGGTGGGGGTTTCCTTCTGTTGCCGCTGTATGGTTAAGGGGAGGTGGAGTCGTGGGGTTGTTGTGTGATAAGGGTATATGACTTGATAACATGCATATTATACGAATACTAAAACAGAATGATGGATGGCGGTTAAGTAAATGGGACGATCAAATTCAGGATATGAGGTAGGCTTGAGTGTTGATTGGGCTGGCACTTTCAAAACGTGAAGATCACATGTGCCAgcaacattgttttttttttctttaaacaaATTGTACAATTATTATTATCCTAATTGTTTTTAACTTAAATAACTAATATATTATGCGTAATATAGTAATAATGTAAATGTACATTATTCATGCTATGGTTTGGACCTCATAGGTTTCGGGTTTCACAAGAGAGTTGAATCGACATGCACCTTGTTCGAACACTTCGGGTCGGTTCAACGTGATGTGGATAAATGTAATTAATTCTTCAAATACTAACATGTaggatttgatttataaaagagaAATAAACGGTCTTTACCTTGAAGTtatgggttgtcacatcatcccctagttgaaagaaatttcgtcccgaaatttagcacgtggttactgaggaagctagttaggttacgtggtttcctggttttcttggggtgtcacatcatcccctcgttggtttggaatttttccacagtagcttcaacctcagtagtggtttcaTTGTTCTCGAACAATGGGGATATTTGTGTTTCATTTGGTCCTCTTGTTCCCAGacaaactctgggccacgacgggagttcccacgaactcgaacaataggtatcctggtgcgtttgagaatcttgacctcccggtccaagatttccactggttcttcgacaaatcgcaactgatcgtcgatggggagctccttaaaaggaactgtgggggtttcatccgacctacacttcttcaaattcgacacatggaatacgttgtgaactccactgagttcttcgggtagattcaacctgtaggccatcttgccaattttctcaatgatttcgaaaggtccaacacatcgcgggttgagtttgcctcgttcaccaaaacgaaccacacatTTCCAAAGtaagactttaagtagcactcaatccccaacctggaactcgaatggtttcctgcgcttatcagcgtaccttttctgacggtcacgagctgccgccatttgTTTTCGTATCTGAGGAATCTTCTATGTTGTGTCTAAGACGAGTTCTTGGCTAGTGACTtagctgtcaccaacttctgcttACAAAGAGGTGGTCGGCACTTctgcccgtacaatgcctcgaacagagcagcctggatgctggtgtggtaactgcgACTCTAATTcggaccatcatggtataccactaaatcacccgCACCCTTGGGTAAacacgatgctcagtgcattgcaggGTTGGAATTCGAAAGCTGGagagacgtcctcctgttttgtcttctACAACCACAGCACcgtgctgtgctaaagagattacAGTGGCGCTATATTCGAAAATTCCTTGAATCCAGATGCATCATTCCCCGTGTGGTTGTACTTGTTGCGAGGATTTCCAATACGACTGTCTTTTCCTTGGTTGTTGTAGTTTTGATTTAGCAACAGCCACTCCATGTCTTCATTTCTAACCGTTGGTTGCCATTtcaagtaccttgatgttgccgtaACTGTTGCCTCCAGTGTTGTTGTTTGAAACGGAGCTCTACGATCTTTTATCGACAGGGTCCAGCTTTTCTTATTCTGAGCCACGTCCTAAAGTGCTACTCATTGTGCTGGTAGTTACACATTCCACGTCATAGTCGATTGTCATTGCTTATGTCCTGATTggttcgtaagagttgactcccataagtcgctgaCAAGGGtaaggattcgattgaagccAATTCGTTGTGCTCGTTACCGGGTTTCAGGGTCGTCAGagtactgaggtcggtaaagtaCTACACTCGTTCTCCGGTCCATCgatgttgcaagttgtttaaGTAATACACAGTATGATACGAGAGcattgcagaagtgatcgcacttcgggatctaaggcgtcaataagttaagttccagcaaacgaagAAAAGGTGAGAAtgatatagaccaatcattgtgGTTGCAACATCCAACTCGGGGATGTTCGTACCAGCACCTAATATTCTACACAGTtcactaggcgttcagatgggtgttcagatAATACTCGATAGCGCCGAGATTCGAAAGGATCCAGAGAGGAACGGAAAGTTCACGTTCAAGTAGGTGGCAATCACTActatgacccctataggttttttttatgtttcacatcgatcaaataacgaaacggaacccctttttcacttgttaagcctcactgggactcgcatgcaccccacattattattatgtgtgcacccacaataatattgtgatttgcatgttcatctcagctcctcttaactcatgtcaaatggttcctcaaactcagaTGTCAAATGGGGGTCGTTAAGGTAATAagatcacaaaaaaaaaatccaagGACTATGGCATACTATCAACGCATCATAAGGTAAGCAAGCAATACATGACAtcatgctatagtgacgagtgtgtgttcgtatgtttcgtcataaacaaatgtgtactaGTTACGTAATGTATACAACAAGTAAGAgggacgaaccttgcaatctggagctgagtgtcatggtcatatTCTTTGTTGTcaaaactgttcggttatagtctggttttataaaaacgttttaaaaccaagttctctataaccagtggctctgataccaaactgtcacacccccaaaataccacatgcgggaaccCCGCGAgatgtgtgacgtaccaggattcgagccaccaatcacattgaaccacgcatagtatttaaacaaaacatgtcattaattaccaatagTGAATGTCAATCATAAGATTATTACAaagagttgtgtagcggaagcatatagtaaatcgtttaacaactgtttcataataAATGTTCAAAAGCAATGTATCAACTATATGTTAATCCAAGaacctcgatccatgaccactccagcactctcagatagcaagtccatgtcacgaattctaacgacctgcaagcatgcagacaagtgtgtcagactacgctggtgagttcaaggttttgttaacaggTTGTGTGACCatatatatgttaatgcgattcaacgttgcgatacgatgttgctcatgctagataccctagggagtgtgcccatatgtatccggggagtgggtaccccttaacgaccgattgctatgttgccttcgttagataccctagggagagtgcccatatgtatccgaggagtgtgcctctaacaaccatagccatacccagataattagttcacgcccgtccttacggcccggtgtgaggtttcccacctaatagcgctatcaactaattacccccattgccctccaggcaataaccaaaccgattaagttgtttacccaatgtttcccttccaaatgtttaccagttgtcccaaaccaccgggacgcatgcttgagaaaatgcaatgaactcacctttggtttgctcggtatgattagcGTATGTGTTCGTAGTTGGGTCAATCCAATCCTATTATGATTTCAATACCAGTCAGTTACTTACCCAAATAGATCGCATATTTTTCTATTATGCAAGTATGAGCAACCTAGCACGTATTATCACACAAGTTATAACGAATGTTCAAGTCACTCGccacaccaaaccttttaccgtACTGTCACACTTTAGCAACTCATTTACCTTTTACCTACAATTAGTTGGTTGGTTCACGTATACGTTCTTGTTTCAAACCTTATACCATAACCGGCCCAATACTTTGTAATTTACACCAATTAATCTGGCCAACACAAATCACTATCATTCCTTGACATCAACTGTAACCTAGTTTCATGCAACAAATAATTCAAATCACATAATAagatgccttaaacatgttgaaCGATCAGCTTATTTGCCAACCAAATCCATAAACATCACACAGTGGGTAATATCATATCAAAACCATTGAAGTCCTTTAGTGACACACAAGCCGTAATGATCAACCTTAAGATTATTACTTTATTCATTGGTGATTTAAATATATCATTGTAATGTAATCATTTAGAATCACAATTATTCTATACCCTTAAGAAAAGAATGTTCATATACAGTTAGCGTAAATATATTAGAGCATTAAATCTGTATTGGTCAATCATTTAATAGATCTAAAAAATGCAGCAATCAAGACACAAATAGTTATGTTAAAGACACATCATAATGTTCCTTTGAATCACATACAGAACAGTTGGTATTCATTACTCTTAAAGACACAAATCATCAAGTCAAAGCAAAAAAAATCTAGCATCATATATAAGCAGATCACAACACTTTATCTATATTTCATATAGTTATCTTATAACAAGTCAAGATCATGTCACAAATGCACATAAAGCTAAAGTCGCGATCGAACCGAAACCGAGATAACAAAACCTTAATGTGAGACTACGAAGTAGGGAGGCACTTACCGGTGGTGATCTTGGGTGATAGTTCCGGTGCGTCGAAGAAGGAAAGAAGAAGAATCGGCAGTGAACGGTGCTTCTTCTAGGGTTTTCGATGTAAGGGACGATGGGTGGGGGTTTCCTTCTGTTGCCGCTGTATGGTTAAGGGGAGGTGGAGTCGTGGGGTTGTTGTGTGATAAGGGTATATGACTTGATAACATGCATATTATACGAATACTAAAACAGAATGATGGATGGCGGTTAAGTAAATGGGACGATCAAATTCAGGATATGAGGTAGGCTTGAGTGTTGATTGGGCTGGCACTTTCAAAACGTGAAGATCACATGTGCCAgcaacattgttttttttttctttaaacaaATTGTACAATTATTATTATCCTAATTGTTTTTAACTTAAATAACTAATATATTATGCGTAATATAGTAATAATGTAAATGTACATTATTCATGCTATGGTTTGGACCTCATAGGTTTCGGGTTTCACAAGAGAGTTGAATCGACATGCACCTTGTTCGAACACTTCGGGTCGGTTCAACGTGATGTGGATAAATGTAATTAATTCTTCAAATACTAACATGTaggatttgatttataaaagagaAATAAACGGTCTTTACCTTGAAGTTATGGGTTGTCACAGTTTCCCTGGGAATTTAGAGAATACAATAAGATAGGAAGTCTAATTGTCGGTTGTTGCGAAAACTTGACCTGTTAGTCTTACCCTAGCTTCCGCCAGTGCCCATGACGACGACCATGAACCTATTGAGTGGTTTTCAACCTTATAGAAGATGATGAAACTGAAGGAGCAGGAAGACTATGAGTGGACTGTCTGACACCTTTTTTTAATACGATGGTGATGATTGGTTGGGGCTCGATTTTAGATCCGTTCGTCGGATGTTGCAGGTGGTTCAGAACCACCACCGCGCCGGTGGAGGTCGTGATGGTGTTGGTTAGATTAGAGATGGATGGTAGTGGGgtaggtggtggcggtggtggtggttctaGAGGGAGAAAGTGTGTGTGAAGAGAGAAAAGAGATGAGACAGATctgtggtggtggcaggtgggttatggtggtggtggtaggatAGTTTGAGAGAGAGCGGGAGAGGAGGAGAAGATTAGTTAACAATAATTAGTGTCTGTATacatatataattttaaaattgttttatttACTGTTTTTTATGATGATTTATTTTAACATTTAGGATAAACTAAATTACATAACTTGCAAGAGTTTGTAAACATTGAGTACGTTTTTTATAgtttttaaagacaaaggacacacttTATGATAAGGTAATAGCATAAATGATGATTTTCGTAATTTATTCTTACATAATTTACGCTTAGTGGGTGTTTGGCATTCCTTCTCAAaatgacttattaacttatataagtcataAGTGAAAGGTCAGAAATTCTGACTTCTCAAAAATGacttctcacacacacaaaatCCTCTAAAATAAGCTAAGCCCAAACATTcaaaaaaacaacttattaactttaaTTGCTCCAAAATAAGCTATCCCAAACACCCCTTAGAGGATCGAACAACTGGAAATTGAGGgaatcagaagaagaagaagatagcAGTGGAGTACAAGCGTTGAAGTATATTGGCGGATTTGATATCAGTTTCTCTAAACATCACCCCTCTTCAGCCTGCGGAACTCTCGTTGTTTTGGATTTCAAAACCCTAGATGTCCTTTATGAGGATTCCTCAATCGTTACCATCGATGTTCCCTATGTTCCTGGATTTCTTGCCTTCAGAGAGGTATATGCCTTTTCGTTTtacttcaattttatctttaatTTTACTGTGATTTGGAGTTTATATCTTGATGTTGTTCAACTAATGTTTAGGTCAATCGTTAGTAATTTGATCTCTGTAACAGAAAAAGAGAAAGCTAAATTAGAATACTTATTTCAGCAGCATGAACGGATTCaatcattttacatggttatgatcatagttgtcaatagcgactTGTAGCAATAGATAGcgacaatttatttattttttattttaatttaaatagtaattaaatatagctataaaatagctggattttaggtttttgttaagtATATATATGTAAATTAGCATATATACCAAGgcattttgatataatatacatataaattttttgattttttttttctagtgtatcgctatttataaaacaGCCGCCCGCTATTTATCACTATTCGCTATGTAACATATAGGTGCCCtatcgctattcgccattaacaactatggttaTGATATGTACCAATCGGTTTATAGATCACCCGTTGAGTGGGTATTGGGTAAAGCTCAAAAGTAAATTAGCAAGAAGCCAAGAAGCAAGACTTGAGATAATCTCTATTTTTTCATTCATACCCTTCACTTCAAGTTACGGACAATATATAAACTTGCAAAGAAATAAAAGTTCCTAATAATTAGGGAAACATTCATATGCGGAATATGTAAACTTGCAACAAATGCAAATGTGTGAATAACTTCTAGAAAGACAAATTCTTTGGTTGATGACACGTATCATTCCTCCCCGCTCAAACTATCCTTGTCCTCAAGGATGGACTCGGAAAATACTTGGTGATATGCCATGGAGGCCGCCACTCCGTTAACCAACTGGTCCTAAGAAAACATGCAACATAAAGGGAACAAACTAATTGCAATGCAGATGCATGGACTTCGTGGATTCACCGAATAAGGCACACATCAGGCTACCATAAAAATGAAAGTGTTCTTCAAGTTCTGCTTGTTTTCTGATGTCTAAACAAACCAAACAGCTTCATATCATTTCCATTTGACTGTTTTAAGTTGTAGttttactactactactactactactaacCGCTACTAACcgtcgccgccgccaccaccaccaaagAAAAACCTCTGTTTGGATAGGATTTGGCTCTGTAATCTTTTCTAATGCCTTCCTAAGAATATCGTAATTGCCTAACATGACTTGTTCATGAGTCAAACGGAGTACTTATTATAGCTTCAAGTGAAGTTAGTCTGATAACTAATAACATACATTGTTTTATTGTAATCTGCAGGCTCCAGTATTTGTACAACTTTTGAAGAAAATGCAGGATTCTTCTCATCCTTTCTACCCTCAGGTGCTGCTTGTCTTTGTTGTTTGATgatagtggttttttttttttttttttttttttttttctgcaaCATGTGACTAAATGAAAAGCTATGCATGCAGCTACCAAAAGTTAATTTGACACGTGGACACAGAATCTGAATCTCATTATCAAGTTTACTCTTTGAAGCCACTTTTTTAACTAACTTGACATCTTTTTCTTTTTGTTATAATCAGTTGTTGATGATCGATGGAAATGGAATACTTCATCCTAGAGGCATGTGCTTCTGTTAAAGCTGTCTTTGTAGCCGAAATTCTGGGCTTTGTTTGGTGTGTCCTTATAGTTGGGGA
This genomic interval carries:
- the LOC110902029 gene encoding endonuclease V, translating into MVMIGWGSILDPFVGCCRWFRTTTAPVEVVMVLVRLEMDGSGVGGGGGGGSRGRKLLQNKLSQTPLRGSNNWKLRESEEEEDSSGVQALKYIGGFDISFSKHHPSSACGTLVVLDFKTLDVLYEDSSIVTIDVPYVPGFLAFREAPVFVQLLKKMQDSSHPFYPQLLMIDGNGILHPRGFGSACHLGVLADLPTIGVGKNLHHVDGLTNSRVRELLEAEDNFNVDFVPLVGDSGNTLGAAIHSSKGSCKPIFVSVGHRVSLASAVEVVKRTCKYRVPEPIRQADIRSRDYLRKHH